A segment of the Sander lucioperca isolate FBNREF2018 chromosome 7, SLUC_FBN_1.2, whole genome shotgun sequence genome:
CCCTCATCCATTCCCCTGTCTCACCCAGAAgctcagtttatttatttatttattttttttgggggggggggggtttccaTCAGCATGTGGCCCTCTTAAGGAGTCATGGGGTGCGGCTCAATACTCTAATGTAGCTTCCTTCACTTATTCTTTGCTCAATGATCCAGAAATGAGTGAGAAATAAACTCACAATTGGCAGCGATTAGGCTCTCATGAACAATGTTAATAAAACAGATGTGGTATTGTAGCAATGCCTCATGAGACTATTGAAACACACCCATGGTTTAGCCTACAGTAAGTATGATGAAGGCTCAATCCCTTTTGAATTTAAAACCTTTGTCACCAGGGTTAAACACATCAGGCTCAGGGTCTTCTATTTAATTACTCTTTTACCAGCCAGCAAGATCACAGCCAAAACATACCTAACAGCTGGTGACCAGATCTCTCACCTGTGTCCTTACTGTTGTTGTGGCTGACTGAAAGGAGACATAAGGAAGAGAGACAATATGTTTTATATAATGTGCATTTAAGGAATGCCAgtgagaacacacacatacttaacCTAACCATTGACTTTGccttcatcatcatcctcaaACTCTCATTTCATCCTTCTAATTGTCTCTTTGTTTCACAAACTGATATTTGGTTTTGGCTTGCTTTGATACACCATTTAATTCATGTATCATCAGCAAATACAAAGTGTACTGTTtgatgtctgtctgttttctggtAAAACAAAGCAATCAGATTAGATACAAACTTGCCAGATGTCATGTTAGAGTGGTTGTACTTGtcagttgtctttttttttctttttaatctaACTACGTTGACAACAGTTTGTTAGGGTTAGCGTTAACTCATCATTAGCTAGACTTCAGTGTTCAGTGAgggttttgataaataattaagCCAATTAGAATTTTTTGTGAAAGCTGTCCGATTCAGAATTTTGTGTTTTCCAGATGAGCCAGAGACTCGCGACGCCTGGTGGGAGGAGATTCGCCAGGAGATCAAATCTCATGCCAAAGCTCTTGGTTGCCATGGTGTTGTGGGGTACAGCGAGAGCACTAGCATCTGGTATGTAGTAGGACATACACACATGGTAAAATATGAcccttttatctttttttgccTACCAACTGCCATAAATgccatgtttatgtttataaaCATAAGGTTTCATGTCCTGATCTCGTCCTCTCCCCTTCCTTTCGCTCTTGATCTGTCCATCTCCCCTCAACACAGTGAGGAGGTGTGTATCCTGTCAGCATCAGGCACAGCAGCCATCCTGAATCCTCGGTATATGCGTGAAGGCTGCCTAGACATCGGAATCACAGACCACAGGTTGTTATGATTCAGAGACTGAGCAAACTGATTGTAAATTCTTGTATGTGTACagtttatgtcagcacagattAGATTGAGCTATGGAGGCTGGTaccagatggtgtgtgttgTTCGCCAGGTTTGAGGAGCCATCTCCCCCGAGCTGTGGCTTCTGCCACATCCCGTATGATGAGCTCAACATGCCCTTTCCGGCCCAGCTCACCTACTGTTACCACTGCAGGCGACAAAAGGTCTCATATATATGTTCTTGTTTGCCTAAATCAAAGACTGCTACATGTTAAACATATCTTTGGTTGTCCAAAAGTATTAATGCAGTTTAGTATgaatttattataataattgttgtgttttttcaaGGTTCCTGATGTGCTGTTCACAACAATCAACCTGCCACAAGAAGCAGCTGTCACAGGGAAGGGCTGCCTTATCCAGGCCAGGTAAAACACCTCACAGTTAAATGGCTTCAAGCCCTTTTGAAATGATTGCCAACACTGAGAAGAAACCCAACAAATCAAGCAAAATCAGATCATAAAGAAATGTAGCTCTAAGTTCAATAGCAGCAGAGACATTTCAACAGTAACAggatttatataataatataggtAAGATTTAGGGCAGTGAAATGTATAGCAAAGGGGAGATTTAAGAAAAGCTGGAGTACTTCAAACGTAAAGTTAAATCCCTCTGATTCAGCAATCACACCCGTGTTATCTGAAAATATTTCCCCAGTGGCAGGATGTAGGCTAAACCAACACACGTACCAAAATGGAGCCTCACATCAAAGACATTGATCAAAGTGAGTTAATGCAAGTGTTTAATGTCCTCTAGGCTGTGTCGTCTAAAAAAGAAGGCCCAGGGTGAAGTGAATGCGACGGCCATCTCCAACCTGCTGCCTTTCATGGAGTACGAGCTGCACACTCAGCTGATGAACAAGCTGAAGCTGCGGAGCATGAACGCTCTGTTTGGCTTACACATACAGATCAGTGTCGGAGAGAACATGCTCCTGGGTCTGGCTGTAGGTTGACATTTTAGGTTAACCGCTTAATCACCGATACATGTGCTTGCTGCAACtccttaaaatgtgtgtgtgtgtgtgtgttcagtctgCTACAGGAGTGTACCTTACAGCCTTGCCGGCACCAGGGGGCATCCAGATTGCGGGGAAGACTCCTGGTGACCTGAGCAATGAGCACCACATCCTCACCATCCAGAAAAGGATTAATGACACCATAGCCAAGAACAAAGAGCTCTATCAAATAAACCCTCCGGTGAGATACACAACACATGCATGGACAGTAAATGAATCCATGGAAGACCAGCTTTGTGATTATGTCTGCAAATGATCCCCTAGTATGCCAGGTTTCCACTGCTAAGTAGGTTTCTGCAGTGTTTCATTTCAACCCTACAGTAGCCAGGGTGTCATGAGGGTGGTAGCCTGTGCCATGTGAAAACCTTTAGCACACAAGTAAATAGAAAGCTTTGGGAATGTGTTTcaaccaaaaacatttaaaatagtgTTCAGATGTGTTGGAAACTTAGCATTAATTTACCTGTATTTTAGGTcaattgtatgtgtttttaaggCTTTGATGTCAGATCTCAGAATAATATCTACAGTTTATGGTCATTAAATACTTAGGAATTGTGCCTGGCACATACAGTGTTATGTCAAGTTAATAAAGctttattttaaacaataagTGGAGTGATTGTTTTACACAAACAGATTGTTGCTATGATTATCTCTTTTCTAGTGTTAATATCATGTACGTAATCATACATTATATATAGTCTGTTCTTGTGAATCATGATAAACTTACccctcttgtctctctctggtCATAAAGAAATTATTTGCCCTGGACCCTGAGGTGTTCTGCGGCATAAACATGGTACTGAGCACGGCAACTTTTAGCTGTGAGACACAGCAAAGCATGACAAATATTTCACTATattaatcacaatattacaccaCCTTTACTATAACTGTATAACCGCTCTTAACTTGGGACGTTTGGGAGCAGGTGGATGTGTAACCCACTCCAGAGTCACCTCTCGAGGGCAACCCACTGTAGACTCATTGTATCTGTGTTAATGTACTCTTATTATGGCCATCTACCCTGTCCATTCACACTCACCTGTGTATGTttttatggtgtgtgtgttttcgccCACTCCTTACCCTTCCAGATCCACATTCAAATTAACATCagccaaatgtgtgtgtgatgctgcGACTCATTGGGTACTTGAGTGAGTGTGAGCATGTGATGTGTTATTAACATAGACTTTCTACTGGCTGTAGTCTGGGCACATGTGAGATGCAGATGTGGGCTGCTGTGGTGTTCTGGTGTGCACTTTGACATCCCGTCTGCTCAGGTCTTGTGTCCATTTGCTTGCAGGAGCTGACAGAGGAAGTGGTGGGTTCTCCGATTCCTGAGCCGAGGCAACGATCCAGACTTTTCCGCTCCCACTCAGAAAGCTCAGATGAGCTGTCAGAACTGGACCTCTCCCATGGCAAGAAGGATGCCTTTGTCCTGGAGGTGTGTATCTataaaaagaaacccatttaTATGCAATTATTTCCATGGACAAGTGTAACCATTTGCAGTCATTTCCATAGATTGATGATACTGATGCTGTGGAGGACATTCACTCCCTCCTCACTGATGCCCCTACCCCCACAGGTATACTCTATCTACTCACTCCGCAGCAATGATtatgcactgcacatgctcaagTCAGTTATCTTCTGATTGGGTCGAGGCTCTTACAAATGTCATTATGTCTCTGCTTCATCATCCGTGTTGCCATTTCCACTTTCATATCTTCAGGTTTCTACAGCTGCAACACTGAGATCATGCCTGGGATTTACAGCTGGACGTCAGGAGTTCAGGTTACTCTTCATAATAAAGTGTTACTTCCTTCACAGTTTACAGCAAACCTTCTGTTTTCTTCACCAAACACAATTTTGGGGTGTCTTTTTCATGCACGTACTTTGTGCCACTGTGCATACATGGTATTTTTTAACCAGTAGAGGCATCTGCATATCCAGCATAAGTACAATTTGAACATAAATATTGAAAAATCTGTCAGTAAGGCAGAGTACTGTACTTTAAGAAATGAAGcctcttttttgtttgtttatgctaTGTGTTTCTGTTACTGTCTTGCAGATGTTTACATCTGTGAGGGTCTTTAGGTTGAGTAATGCCAATCTTACTAACCAAGGCTTGAACAAGATCTTCACTGACCTATGTGAGAATCTGCTAAAGGTAAGAAGCCATTATAGAGTACATGCACTACAGTTGGTAATTACACCATATGTGTTACAATGCTTATCCTTTGTAATGGGAATGTAACACACTGTTTATAATGGTTCTTGCAGTGGTTGTGTTTTAAAGGAGTTATAAGTTAATtcattgtgtttgtttcagAGTTTCTACTTCAAGTTGCGCTCTATGATCCCCTGCTGTCTGTGTCAGCTCAACTTCGCTGTAGCAGTGCCAGAAGAAGAACTTATACAGGTGAGAGGTTTCGGGCCAGCTCTGATTTGTGACACTGCAAACAAAACAGAATTGATGAGTCAAATGAAAAAGTTTCTCATATCTACTACTGTacctctgcctgtctgcctcccAGGTTGCTGTGACAGCAGTTGCCATGACGTTTGACAAAGACCAGGCTCAGGAAAAGCCAGCAGACAAGTCCACCACCAAAGGTCTGTCTGGTTAAAGGAGATTATTTATGCTTTTGGGAAAATTTCTACTGACCCGAAGTCAGAAGCTCATTATTACATTCACCATAGCTTTGCTCAATTTCTGGATATGTGGCTTCAGTTGCAGCTCTGCTCAAATGTAGGGAATCACATATTTGATAGCACTGAGGTTTTATTATATTAAACTTAGTTAGTTAGTCTAATGTTAACAGCTTTTTAAGCAATGCGTTGTATTTGTTGCTAGTCAAATTTGAGTGATGTGTCATTTACAAAATATAGTTTAATTAGACAAGCCATCTACTGTCTATTTGGAcacatttaaaggtcccatgacatggtgttctttggatgctttttatatggaccttagtggtcccctaatactgtatctgaagtctcttttatatggaccttagtggtcccttaatactgtatctgaagtctctttcgcgaaattcagccttggtgcagaattacagccactagagccagtcccacaatgagctttacttagtatgtgccatttctgtgtctgtagctttaaatgctattgagcggagggggtggggggcaaggtggagagtgggggtgtggccttgaccaactgccactttgctcattttcaagccatgatgtctctctctcatgggtgggccaaattctctgggtgggcaaagcagagaaaggggaggtaaccttgctccttatgatgtcataaggaggagattccagattggcccatctgagctttcattttctcaaaggcagagcaggatacccagggctcggtttacacccatcgccatttctagccactgggggaccataggcaggctgggggaactcatattaatgttaaaaaaactcataaagtgaaattttcatgccatgggacctttaaagctgtATCTTTGAGCAGAGCTGCTACTTGATCCCTCAGTCATGTAGCTTCTGAGCTAAGATAGGCTAATGAGCTGCTTGCTAAATAATAAAAAGGATTTTAAGAGTTTGTCTCAGTAGTAGTGAAGTAGGAGAACAGAACTATTCCTTTTAAAGACCACAGTACTCTAAACAGTGTAACACATTTAAGAAATAACActtatgttgtgttttgtatttgagATCAGGCTGAAGTCCCTGAGTGATTCTATGTGCTTCTTTTCAGGAGGCAGTGAGACTGAAGAGCAACTGCAGTTTCCCATGGAGTTATGTGCAGATGCGTCATCCGCCAACACTCAGCCATCATCCAAAATCTCAGGTAgcttttaaccttttttttaattgctccCTTACCTCCTCCTGTTCCCTGCTTCACTAAAAGGCATTGCCCATCTCCTCCACTAACAACTTTAGGTACAGTCTCTTTACTCACACCAGCTGCAAAACTCTGCCAAAATCAGCTGGTTATGGTTCTTTCACCAGGTAAATAAACAGTGACGTGTCACAGTCCAGTGTTCTGTTTTGATGTGAACTTGAGACTAGATGACCGTGTGATGTCTAGATGAGATGTCAAGCTCCTAAAGTAGCGTGTCTTACTTTTCGTTCACATTAAATGAACACCATAACAAGAGCAAGCAGCTAGCTCCATCTGTAGCAAGTTCTGACTATAGATGGGTAGCATTTTGATGTACAAAACATTTAGATTGGGAGGTGAAACCTAAGTAACACATGCTGTGTAAGCCTTGTGGCAAGGGATTGATCATGAACCCTTTTCGTTCCCTGCCAAGTACAAAGGTAGacttgtgtctgtatgtgtgtgacagGTGTCCCAGAGAGTACCAACGTCTCATCCAGAGGTGAGCCCCCTTCCCCTCAACCATCTCTCCCTGCTCCCAAAACTACTACACTGCCCTGTTTTGACTTTCCATCCTTTTGTCGCGGACAGAGTTATCCTGCACCACTTCCAAACCTCACCCACTTTTGTTCTTTTCGTTTGTTCATTTTTtgtgtactgttttttttttctcttttttttttcctctctttttgttgttgttgcgttTGTGTATGTTCGGGTgtgggctctgtgtgtgtgtgtgtgtgtgtgtgtgtgtgtgtgtgtgtgtgtgtgtgtgttctctccagCTGCCTCCGTTGATTACGGTTCCTTTGCAGACAGATGCAGCACCTGGCTAGAGCTGCTTAGGCTGAAAGCTCACACCATAAGACGAGGATCAGTTAAGACAAGTAGGAGGACACAGTCTCTAGCACACTCTGGTGATCATACCCACAAATACAGAACACTGTTTCACAAGCGATcccacatatatacacacacacacacacacacatccgtgCTCGCATACGCTCACACACCCCTCCATGCATGCCGCTGGGGGGCGGAGCATCGTAAATCAAGCACCAGCTTTTTATCTAGAGTGTGAACGTTGAAGCCCCGCCCCTCAGAGGGATCCGCAATCAGCAGCTTGGCTTTGAAATGCCTGTAGCCGTGGCAACCATGATGACAAATTAATAGgatgtaaaaaattaaaaaaaattgcattgaGCGTGCTTGTACTTGTCTAGATATGAAAGGGTTAGATGAGTTGCAGTAATTTGATGACAATTACTGTAAGAATTCCTTTGATTTTTCTCTGTGTTTGCAATCGTGAATGTACTTAAGCTGAGAAGACATCCCATGATTTGAGGATGTACTGTACACATACAAATTTAAACATAACGTGGTAGAAATCAAggtggggtgggtggggggcAATGCTTTTCTGCTAGATCTGGTGTGATTTTCAGTCCTGTGCACAATAATAGTAAACTTTAATCTAATGTATGGCTCTGAAGGTTCCTGGTTTGATGGATGTAAGCCACATCAGGTAAATTTGCAGACGATAATGGAGCATCTTTCACACTCTGGCTCGTGTACATGTGCCCAGCTCAGCTCatagctgtctctgtccgtctccaTTTCTCAAGCCTCTTTCACAAATGCAAACAGATTCAATCGATCAATATTCTCTCATGTACTTCACTGTACTGCAAATAATGTATTCACACTTGTAAACATACACAGCTGTGcccaggtctgtctgtctgtctgcagacaCTGTTAAACTGTCTTGTCTGTTTGCTTCAACTGCATGATATGCATGGCAACGCACGCTTTCCAAGTGATTGTCTTGGCACAACACATCCACACCACAGCATGTCAAGTCACACGTgtttctaacacacacacacacacacagaaaactgaCATACTCGCAGATAAGAGCACACACGTGTTACTGCTGCTGTAAAAACACTATCAGGGTTGCATTTTTTGCACGTACATTTCACATTCACATTTCTTTCTGCTTTAAAGTTCAtatctgcttttatttttccaCTATTTTTGAGTGTTTTCTGGTATTTCCATTCCCTTTCGTCTTTTTTCCACCTCCCCTcctcttgttttcttttcatgtctCGCTCTTTTGGACCTCCACTTGCTCTCTCTGAACCTGCAGTCTCATCTTTGGAGCACTGCAGTCCGCTGCCTGAGGGACGTTCCCGCTCGCTGCGCTCCAACCGCTCATTCAGGGGCAGTCCAGTCACCGTGGTGAAGATGACGCcgctctccttcctccccgggACACGCATCATTAAATACCTTGGGATCATCAACATGTTTTTTATCAGAGAGACAACATCATTACGGGAGGTACAACAGCAAGAACACATGCACAGGCCCCAGGATCTTAGGCAAAGTGTAGACATACCTGTACACATGAAATGTGTTTGTCCTCTGTAGGAAGGTGGTGTCAGTGGCTTCCTCCATACATTCATAGCAGAGGTGTTTGCGATGGTTCGAGCCCATGTAGCAGCCCTGGGTGGCAATGCAGTGGTGTCCTACAGCATGAAAGAGTGTATGTTAATGGAAAATCCAAACAAGaaccaggtacacacacacacacacacacacacacacacacacacacacacacacacacacacacacacacacacacacacacacacacacaagtatttACCTGTTACAGTCCATTTTTACATGAAAGCACAATGAACTACCCTCTGCATCCTTAGACCTTTACAGTTATTAGTGTCCTTATGGTTTAATCTTCTTGTCTTTGTTcatcctcaaggctcagtgtcTCATTAATGTGAGTGGTGATGCCGTCATCTGTGTCAGGGAAACGGACCAGGAGCCCAATCCCTCAATGGCAAATATCGGACAGACCTGCGCTAGCGGAACAGATGGGGCTACATGACAGTGAAACACAGAGCTTCACTTTGTCTGCAGGACACACTATCTAAGTAAATATGCTCGCTAAGTCTAGCCGTCCAAATTTGAGTCATTTATGTCTGCCTTAAAACTCTATAAAAGATCCAAAGGTTTGGACAGAGGTAATAAAGAACAAGTACTCACACACTCAAAAGCACGCAGTCTGGATTAATATGGAAGTACAGGATGTGTCTCTGTTTTTCTATGTTTAAAGAGAGCATTTGTGCTGGAGATACTAATGTAGCTCAACGTCAAAGGACCCCTCTGCATCTAACTTTTGCCTATGTGTTACATCCATCCATATTTGGGGTCACCCAGAGCTACAGTATGTTGGCCATTCCTTTGTGTGGGCACAAGTGATGCTTGAGGCAGCTATGACTAATTTGTCCATCCATAGCTCACAGCTCAGCTCATTAAATGGCCATGTCAAAAGGGACACAGTTGTATACCATCAGATAATGTATAAACAGTCAGATTCTCATTCAGTGTTAGACTCTGTTTTGAGTAACTTGCAGATTAAAGGCCCACCTGCTCATTTCAGAGTGGCCACATAATGACTGCAAGTATTTAAATTTCAAAAGCTGGTGCTCTTCCTCAAAATAGAAAATTCTCACTAGAATGGAAATTTTGAAACTACAATCGAAACAATCCTGTGATGCCATTTTGTTAAAATGATCTGTTAGTTGGTGTCCAGTTTTATGtctaaattagattttttttaatttttttgttgatgGATAATCTTCCTAATTACTGTCACAGTATTGCTCACAATCCGTTTCCTACAGATAATCAAATTTCTTCATAAAGTGTCAAATAATGGTGTCatctataataataaaaaaaaaaaacaggccagGATTACTGGCTTACGCATGTATTTTTGTAGGGCAAGAATTTTCCTTTCAGGACAGTGATTACCCTCTATTCCAGTGACtattttataaattaaaacTAATTTATTAGAATTTGTATTGCTTCATCTTAAAATGGTcaaatcaaatatcaaaattatGTGTATGCCATTTTATTTACTGTGATTGGTATAATGTGGCCCTTTGGGGTCTAACACCAGGGATGTTTCATAGATCAGTTCCTCTTGTTGATGCTTCTTGCTGTCAGTGTCAGATTTCACATACCGTTGTCAAGCTTCATCACTGCTGCTTTGGCACTTGTATTCTGAATATTAATCTTGCTACTGATCTGTCCATCTTGACATTCATGTCCAATGCTGGAAAAAACACTGTataaattttctttaaaatcagATTTTAGTATTTTTGTAACATAAAATGTATGGAACCTGCTCATTTTGCCTGTGCAATGGATTCCTGATATTTTGACTCACTGTGTCTGAGAATTAATGGTACTCTAATCTGTTTGTGATTAGTTTAATATATTTGTGTCTAAAACTTGAATGTACATAGATGCTTTTGCTTTCTGACTAGCAGCATGCAGACCCCGTTTTTATTGCTATGAATCTGTACGCATGTCTGGTATGTCTTGCAAAATAAACTCAGTCAAACCAAGATGCATGTGTTTGATCATCATCTTTGATAAGTGAGCATACTCTTCTTTCGGGAATAAAGTAGAAATTGATATAATACTGTAGGCCACTGCTATTCCCAGAGCCCAGGGAATATACAATCGAAACGTACATCAATGCACTCTAAATTAACCCTATGTGTTACAGTAAGCGTACTTCAACAAGGCAACCAGCATTTAAATActgtacacatacatgtactgtacatgttttaTCCAATGCTACCTGAATGCAGCATAACGTTCAAACGAACTGCAGCGACATCTTGAGGCCGTTTGGGTTAACTTCTCATCAACCACTCATCGCTACGTGACGTGGCCCGACCCCAGGCTAAAGTTAAATCCATCCTGTCCCTGCTTCCTCGGCCCCGGCTGATACAGGAGCAGACAGCGGCAACTCGGCAGTGAAAGCACCGGCTGTCCCATCCAGCAGCTCGGCCCAGACATGAGGGAAATCATCCTGCCACGGCGCATGTTCCTCTGGAGCATGGCGGTCATCTATCTGGCTGCTTTTGTGTCCCTCTATATGCAGATACCAGGTGAGACCACAACTCTGCTAACTCTGTGGAAGCTAGCTAACTTATCTTACTACTAGCTGGGAACTTGGTGCTCTGTCTTTCTGCGGTGAAGAAGAAGTTTATGTGTGCTGCGATCAGAAAGGTTTACCTGCTCCTGTCTAACTTTACGAGCTAACAGCTGCTGAGAGAGACCCAACCTGTTGTAAAGATGCACAGCACACAGGACAGTTAACGTTAAGAACGCTTTATTTTAGTAGCCCAGCAGAAGTCTAAAAGACCTCGCCCACGCGACGTCACATTGGCAACAAAAATTTCGAGAAATTTCCAGTGCATAGTTTCCACAAtgtaatgtattaaaaaaaaaaacatgtttatagaCATTTTTAAACTTGGAATATGTATTTGCCAATGAATGGCATATTCAGAGTATATTCAATTaaatgcaaatacagaaactagATCACATCAAGCTATGAAGCGCAAACACACCTTTTAAAATATACGGTACATGTTGAAACACATTACATGTATGTCTGGTatttttctttctgtgaggCTGCTTTACTACATTCATACTCTATTAGCAGTGGTTCCAACCTTTTTCCTTCAGGGACCCTGGTTTTTCTATCATTGAGTAAACTGACAATCCCTGACTAATTCATGGATGTTTCATTATATTCAAtgcataacaataataatacagaACAACTGATAAAGTCTTTAATTAACCCACATAGTTAATAAAACGAGCGATATGGATACATTTTGAGCAGACTATCTTTCTGTAAATAATGCATCAGAGATTAACTTTTAATATAATTAtctgtattgtgttttttcAATATAGCCTTTTTTAATATGctttctttttgacaaattcAGTGTTTTCTTCTCTCTTAACGCTTGGCAATTGTTCATTGGCAATAGCTCTTTGGG
Coding sequences within it:
- the c2cd5 gene encoding C2 domain-containing protein 5 isoform X39, with translation MPGKLKVKIVAGRHLPVMDRASDLTDAFVEVKFGNTTFKTDVFPKSLNPQWNSEWFKFEVDDEDLQDEPLQVTVLDHDTYSANDAIGKVYIDIDPLLCSEAASVISGWFPIYDTIHGIRGEINVLVKVELFNDLNRFRQSSCGVKFFCTTSIPRCYRAAMVHGFVEELVVNEDPEYQWIDRIRSPRASNEARQRLISLMSGELQRKIGLKVLEMGGNAVVGYLQCFDLEGESGLVVRAIGTACTLDKLSSGSAPNTNTHMHPNTAPASNACNSPSKDGKESPLTHGCRSTHNSPVHLACSSQRLSQNFSVSVPTLIFTGMGSGGSVGKEAGPLKTLLRQQTQTALEQREFPFFTLTSFPPGFLLHVGGVVSARSVKLLDRIHNPALGNTRSYKLLDWNSVTADEPETRDAWWEEIRQEIKSHAKALGCHGVVGYSESTSICEEVCILSASGTAAILNPRYMREGCLDIGITDHRFEEPSPPSCGFCHIPYDELNMPFPAQLTYCYHCRRQKVPDVLFTTINLPQEAAVTGKGCLIQARLCRLKKKAQGEVNATAISNLLPFMEYELHTQLMNKLKLRSMNALFGLHIQISVGENMLLGLASATGVYLTALPAPGGIQIAGKTPGDLSNEHHILTIQKRINDTIAKNKELYQINPPELTEEVVGSPIPEPRQRSRLFRSHSESSDELSELDLSHGKKDAFVLEIDDTDAVEDIHSLLTDAPTPTGFYSCNTEIMPGIYSWTSGVQMFTSVRVFRLSNANLTNQGLNKIFTDLCENLLKSFYFKLRSMIPCCLCQLNFAVAVPEEELIQVAVTAVAMTFDKDQAQEKPADKSTTKGGSETEEQLQFPMELCADASSANTQPSSKISVSSLEHCSPLPEGRSRSLRSNRSFRGSPVTVVKMTPLSFLPGTRIIKYLGIINMFFIRETTSLREEGGVSGFLHTFIAEVFAMVRAHVAALGGNAVVSYSMKECMLMENPNKNQAQCLINVSGDAVICVRETDQEPNPSMANIGQTCASGTDGAT
- the c2cd5 gene encoding C2 domain-containing protein 5 isoform X35; its protein translation is MPGKLKVKIVAGRHLPVMDRASDLTDAFVEVKFGNTTFKTDVFPKSLNPQWNSEWFKFEVDDEDLQDEPLQVTVLDHDTYSANDAIGKVYIDIDPLLCSEAASVISGWFPIYDTIHGIRGEINVLVKVELFNDLNRFRQSSCGVKFFCTTSIPRCYRAAMVHGFVEELVVNEDPEYQWIDRIRSPRASNEARQRLISLMSGELQRKIGLKVLEMGGNAVVGYLQCFDLEGESGLVVRAIGTACTLDKLSSGSAPNTNTHMHPNTAPASNACNSPSKDGKESPLTHGCRSTHNSPVHLACSSQRLSQNFSVSVPTLIFTGMGSGGSVGKEAGPLKTLLRQQTQTALEQREFPFFTLTSFPPGFLLHVGGVVSARSVKLLDRIHNPDEPETRDAWWEEIRQEIKSHAKALGCHGVVGYSESTSICEEVCILSASGTAAILNPRYMREGCLDIGITDHRFEEPSPPSCGFCHIPYDELNMPFPAQLTYCYHCRRQKVPDVLFTTINLPQEAAVTGKGCLIQARLCRLKKKAQGEVNATAISNLLPFMEYELHTQLMNKLKLRSMNALFGLHIQISVGENMLLGLASATGVYLTALPAPGGIQIAGKTPGDLSNEHHILTIQKRINDTIAKNKELYQINPPELTEEVVGSPIPEPRQRSRLFRSHSESSDELSELDLSHGKKDAFVLEIDDTDAVEDIHSLLTDAPTPTGFYSCNTEIMPGIYSWTSGVQMFTSVRVFRLSNANLTNQGLNKIFTDLCENLLKSFYFKLRSMIPCCLCQLNFAVAVPEEELIQVAVTAVAMTFDKDQAQEKPADKSTTKGGSETEEQLQFPMELCADASSANTQPSSKISGTVSLLTPAAKLCQNQLVMVLSPGVPESTNVSSRAASVDYGSFADRCSTWLELLRLKAHTIRRGSVKTSRRTQSLAHSVSSLEHCSPLPEGRSRSLRSNRSFRGSPVTVVKMTPLSFLPGTRIIKYLGIINMFFIRETTSLREEGGVSGFLHTFIAEVFAMVRAHVAALGGNAVVSYSMKECMLMENPNKNQAQCLINVSGDAVICVRETDQEPNPSMANIGQTCASGTDGAT
- the c2cd5 gene encoding C2 domain-containing protein 5 isoform X16: MPGKLKVKIVAGRHLPVMDRASDLTDAFVEVKFGNTTFKTDVFPKSLNPQWNSEWFKFEVDDEDLQDEPLQVTVLDHDTYSANDAIGKVYIDIDPLLCSEAASVISGWFPIYDTIHGIRGEINVLVKVELFNDLNRFRQSSCGVKFFCTTSIPRCYRAAMVHGFVEELVVNEDPEYQWIDRIRSPRASNEARQRLISLMSGELQRKIGLKVLEMGGNAVVGYLQCFDLEGESGLVVRAIGTACTLDKLSSGSAPNTNTHMHPNTAPASNACNSPSKDGKEPVFGEDLTSSSGPPTPFRALPTTSSSPPPFSPSKPCSRQSSSSDTDLSLTPKTVETVRSRPGIFLCPSSPTLSTNTLSLAGSGSVGCGHGSAPRATTPPPPSSIPSYTVLLRKSLSFTDDLLLAASGMGSGGSVGKEAGPLKTLLRQQTQTALEQRGASSSGLLLNAREFPFFTLTSFPPGFLLHVGGVVSARSVKLLDRIHNPALGNTRSYKLLDWNSVTADEPETRDAWWEEIRQEIKSHAKALGCHGVVGYSESTSICEEVCILSASGTAAILNPRYMREGCLDIGITDHRFEEPSPPSCGFCHIPYDELNMPFPAQLTYCYHCRRQKVPDVLFTTINLPQEAAVTGKGCLIQARLCRLKKKAQGEVNATAISNLLPFMEYELHTQLMNKLKLRSMNALFGLHIQISVGENMLLGLASATGVYLTALPAPGGIQIAGKTPGDLSNEHHILTIQKRINDTIAKNKELYQINPPKLFALDPEVFCGINMELTEEVVGSPIPEPRQRSRLFRSHSESSDELSELDLSHGKKDAFVLEIDDTDAVEDIHSLLTDAPTPTGFYSCNTEIMPGIYSWTSGVQMFTSVRVFRLSNANLTNQGLNKIFTDLCENLLKSFYFKLRSMIPCCLCQLNFAVAVPEEELIQVAVTAVAMTFDKDQAQEKPADKSTTKGGSETEEQLQFPMELCADASSANTQPSSKISGVPESTNVSSRDRCSTWLELLRLKAHTIRRGSVKTISSLEHCSPLPEGRSRSLRSNRSFRGSPVTVVKMTPLSFLPGTRIIKYLGIINMFFIRETTSLREEGGVSGFLHTFIAEVFAMVRAHVAALGGNAVVSYSMKECMLMENPNKNQAQCLINVSGDAVICVRETDQEPNPSMANIGQTCASGTDGAT